In the Streptomyces formicae genome, one interval contains:
- a CDS encoding MFS transporter — protein sequence MAIDTTTAPSPQAAPPAPRPHAPKLSSRDKLVLFVLCAAQFMVSLDFSVLNVALPVLGADLGMNQSALQWAVTAFALPSGGFLLLFGRFGDLFGRRKLFLAGLALFGLASLLATFAWDPASFLTGRALQGVGAAAIVPTGMSLLTTTFPEGPQRDRALGISGTLLSLGFTVGMVLGGVLTDTLGWRSTMGLLTVFALLVLPLAPGLLPESRTPDRPRLDIPGAVTVTGGLLALIYALSTAAERGFGGADVLVTLVAGVALLAAFGWIESRAAAPLVSLPMLRRRTVAWGNLGGLVTFSMMTTVVFVLTLYFQEILHLSAFRTGLVFGVQGVVSVLAGIYAPKVIGRFGARRTLVGSLAGQGALGAALLGISEGGWSVWLATAAVSLASMCHLGAIISYGVTVTSGVPDEEQGLATGLVTSTQQVGITIGIPLLGVLATTNADLLTGTRTVLLIDAAVVLAAAAAVAVGLGGRRRA from the coding sequence ATGGCGATCGACACCACCACTGCCCCGTCCCCCCAGGCCGCCCCACCGGCGCCGCGTCCGCACGCCCCCAAGCTCTCCTCCCGCGACAAGCTCGTCCTCTTCGTACTCTGCGCCGCGCAGTTCATGGTCTCGCTGGACTTCTCCGTGCTGAACGTGGCGCTGCCCGTGCTCGGCGCCGACCTCGGCATGAACCAGTCCGCGCTGCAGTGGGCGGTGACCGCCTTCGCCCTGCCGTCGGGCGGCTTCCTGCTGCTCTTCGGCCGGTTCGGTGACCTCTTCGGGCGCCGGAAGCTGTTCCTCGCGGGCCTCGCGCTCTTCGGCCTCGCCTCGCTGCTCGCCACGTTCGCGTGGGACCCGGCGTCGTTCCTGACCGGCCGTGCGCTCCAGGGCGTGGGCGCGGCGGCCATCGTGCCGACCGGCATGTCCCTGCTGACGACGACGTTCCCCGAGGGCCCCCAGCGCGACCGGGCGCTCGGCATCTCCGGCACGCTCCTCTCGCTCGGCTTCACGGTCGGCATGGTGCTCGGCGGCGTACTGACGGACACCCTCGGCTGGCGCTCCACGATGGGCCTGCTGACCGTCTTCGCACTGCTCGTCCTGCCGCTGGCGCCCGGCCTGCTCCCCGAGTCCCGCACCCCGGACCGCCCGCGTCTCGACATCCCCGGCGCCGTCACGGTCACCGGCGGTCTGCTCGCCCTGATCTACGCCCTGTCCACGGCGGCCGAGCGCGGCTTCGGCGGCGCCGACGTCCTCGTCACGCTGGTGGCGGGCGTCGCCCTCCTCGCTGCTTTCGGCTGGATCGAGTCGCGCGCCGCGGCGCCGCTGGTCTCCCTGCCGATGCTGCGCCGGCGCACGGTGGCGTGGGGCAACCTGGGCGGCCTGGTCACGTTCTCGATGATGACGACGGTCGTGTTCGTCCTCACCCTCTACTTCCAGGAGATCCTGCACCTCTCCGCCTTCAGGACCGGCCTGGTCTTCGGCGTGCAGGGCGTCGTCTCCGTGCTGGCGGGCATCTACGCCCCCAAGGTCATCGGCCGCTTCGGCGCACGCCGCACCCTCGTCGGGTCCCTCGCGGGACAGGGCGCGCTCGGCGCGGCGCTGCTCGGCATCTCCGAGGGCGGCTGGTCGGTGTGGCTGGCCACGGCCGCGGTGTCGCTGGCGAGCATGTGCCACCTGGGCGCGATCATCTCGTACGGCGTGACGGTCACCTCGGGCGTCCCCGACGAGGAGCAGGGCCTGGCGACGGGCCTGGTCACCTCGACGCAGCAGGTCGGCATCACGATCGGCATCCCGCTGCTCGGTGTCCTCGCGACGACGAACGCGGACCTCCTCACCGGCACGCGGACGGTGCTCCTCATCGACGCGGCGGTGGTGCTCGCCGCGGCGGCCGCGGTGGCGGTGGGGCTCGGCGGGCGCAGGCGCGCGTGA
- a CDS encoding DUF397 domain-containing protein: MGSTWAWRKSSASGAQDNDCVEIAWTGKTVLVRDSARTRGAVLAVGPDAWGAFLSSFACPSPRDVTSARP; this comes from the coding sequence GTGGGCAGCACATGGGCATGGCGCAAGAGCAGTGCGAGCGGGGCTCAGGACAACGACTGCGTGGAGATCGCCTGGACCGGGAAGACGGTCCTGGTCCGTGACTCCGCGCGCACCCGGGGTGCGGTTCTCGCGGTGGGCCCGGACGCCTGGGGCGCGTTTCTCTCCTCGTTCGCCTGTCCATCCCCGCGTGACGTGACGTCGGCCCGGCCCTGA
- a CDS encoding helix-turn-helix domain-containing protein: protein MSAPSAALQRLRLRTELRKARTGARLTQRQVAAKMEWSPSKLIRIEAGEVGISVNDLRPLLDAYGIRDRRKIEELLDLARGSRKMPYAEFRDLYSKEFLQFLALESSASIVRSYNSLQLPGPLQTEEYGRAIMRAYDKGTDEGVERAIEVRLSRQDMLTSGDREVFYILDEAILRRQVGGRGVMRRQLERLAELAALPKFTIQILPFSVGAHPGIQGPFTLFEFEADEMPDSLYLENPRGDSYSTNAPEESGRYLERFWELEDLAIKERTVDILKALAVRVEEGTDDLERLLPPVEAA from the coding sequence ATGAGCGCGCCAAGTGCGGCACTTCAGCGGCTGCGGCTGCGCACCGAGCTCCGCAAGGCGCGTACCGGCGCCCGCCTGACCCAGCGTCAGGTCGCGGCGAAAATGGAGTGGAGCCCCTCCAAGCTGATCCGCATCGAGGCCGGCGAGGTCGGCATCTCGGTCAACGACCTGCGCCCCCTTCTCGATGCGTACGGGATCCGGGACCGCCGCAAGATCGAGGAGCTGCTCGATCTCGCGCGGGGCAGCAGGAAGATGCCGTACGCCGAGTTCCGCGACCTGTACAGCAAGGAGTTCCTGCAATTCCTCGCGCTGGAGTCGTCGGCGTCGATCGTCCGGTCGTACAACTCCCTCCAGCTGCCAGGACCTTTGCAGACCGAGGAGTACGGCCGCGCCATCATGCGGGCGTACGACAAGGGGACCGACGAAGGGGTCGAGCGGGCCATCGAGGTGCGGCTCTCCCGGCAGGACATGCTGACGTCGGGCGACCGCGAGGTCTTCTACATCCTCGACGAGGCGATCCTGCGCCGTCAGGTCGGCGGACGCGGCGTCATGCGGCGCCAGTTGGAACGGCTCGCGGAGCTGGCGGCCCTGCCGAAGTTCACCATCCAGATCCTGCCGTTCAGCGTCGGCGCGCATCCGGGGATCCAGGGGCCCTTCACGCTCTTCGAGTTCGAGGCCGACGAGATGCCCGACTCGCTCTACCTGGAGAACCCGCGCGGCGATTCGTACAGCACCAACGCGCCCGAGGAGAGCGGGCGTTACCTGGAGAGGTTCTGGGAGCTGGAGGACCTCGCCATCAAGGAGCGCACCGTGGACATCCTCAAGGCGCTGGCGGTCAGGGTCGAAGAGGGAACCGACGACCTGGAGAGGCTGCTGCCGCCCGTCGAGGCGGCTTGA
- a CDS encoding MmcQ/YjbR family DNA-binding protein yields the protein MTPDELRTFCLSFNDAVEEFPFTPETSVFKVAGKLFALTALDRRPLTVNLKCDPEMALQLRAAHPEIVPGWHMNKRHWNTVTVDAELPDRQVRELIEDSYDLVVAGLPRAERLRLDRP from the coding sequence GTGACGCCCGACGAGCTGCGGACGTTCTGCCTGTCGTTCAACGACGCGGTGGAGGAGTTCCCCTTCACCCCGGAGACCTCGGTCTTCAAGGTCGCGGGAAAGTTGTTCGCGCTCACCGCGCTCGACCGGCGCCCGCTCACCGTCAACCTGAAGTGCGATCCGGAGATGGCCCTCCAGCTGCGGGCGGCCCATCCGGAGATCGTGCCGGGCTGGCACATGAACAAGCGGCACTGGAACACGGTGACGGTCGACGCGGAGCTGCCGGACCGCCAGGTGCGCGAACTCATCGAGGATTCGTACGACTTGGTGGTGGCGGGACTGCCACGCGCGGAGCGGTTGCGGCTCGACCGGCCCTGA
- a CDS encoding hemolysin family protein, which yields MSLSLIAGAVALVVVAWLAACAEAGIARVSSFRADGAVRSGRRGSAKLAQVAADPTRYLNVALLVRVACEMAAAALVTYACLQEFDETWQALAVAIGVMVLVSYVAVGVSPRTIGRQHPLNTATAAAYVLLPLARVMGPIPPLLILIGNALTPGKGFRRGPFASEAELRAMVDLAEKESLIEDEERRMVHSVFELGDTLVREVMVPRTDLVAIERFKTIRQALTLALRSGFSRIPVTGESEDDIVGMVYLKDLARKTHINRDSESELVSTAMRPATFVPDTKNAGDLLREMQQERNHVAVVIDEYGGTAGIVTIEDILEEIVGEITDEYDRELPPVEELADGCYRVTARLDIGDLGELFGLDEFDDEDVETVGGLLAKALGRVPIADASAVVPLPDGRALRLTAESAGGRRNKIVTVLVEPVASGADEAEEGESG from the coding sequence ATGAGCTTGTCGCTGATCGCCGGGGCCGTCGCCCTGGTCGTCGTCGCCTGGCTCGCGGCCTGCGCGGAGGCGGGCATCGCGCGCGTCTCCAGCTTCCGCGCGGACGGGGCCGTGCGCTCGGGGCGGCGCGGCAGCGCGAAGCTCGCGCAGGTCGCCGCCGACCCGACCCGCTACCTCAACGTGGCCCTCCTCGTGCGGGTCGCCTGCGAGATGGCGGCCGCAGCCTTGGTGACGTACGCCTGTCTCCAGGAGTTCGACGAGACCTGGCAGGCCCTCGCGGTCGCCATCGGCGTGATGGTCCTCGTCAGCTATGTCGCCGTGGGCGTCTCGCCGCGCACGATCGGCCGTCAGCACCCGCTGAACACGGCCACCGCCGCGGCGTACGTCCTGCTCCCGCTGGCCCGCGTGATGGGCCCGATCCCACCGCTCCTGATCCTCATCGGCAACGCGCTCACGCCCGGCAAGGGCTTCCGTCGCGGCCCCTTCGCCTCCGAGGCGGAGCTGCGCGCGATGGTCGACCTCGCCGAGAAGGAGTCCCTGATCGAGGACGAGGAGCGGCGCATGGTCCACTCCGTCTTCGAGCTCGGCGACACCCTCGTGCGCGAGGTCATGGTGCCCCGCACGGACCTGGTGGCCATCGAGCGTTTCAAGACGATCCGCCAGGCGCTCACCCTCGCCCTGCGCTCCGGCTTCTCGCGCATCCCCGTGACGGGGGAGAGCGAGGACGACATCGTCGGCATGGTGTACCTGAAGGACCTGGCCCGCAAGACGCACATCAACCGCGACAGCGAGTCGGAGCTGGTCTCGACGGCGATGCGCCCCGCGACCTTCGTGCCCGACACGAAGAACGCGGGCGACCTGCTGCGCGAGATGCAGCAGGAGCGCAACCACGTGGCCGTGGTGATCGACGAGTACGGCGGCACGGCGGGGATCGTGACCATCGAGGACATCCTCGAAGAGATCGTCGGCGAGATCACCGACGAGTACGACCGCGAGCTGCCCCCGGTGGAGGAGCTCGCCGACGGGTGCTACCGCGTCACCGCGCGGCTCGACATCGGCGACCTCGGCGAGCTGTTCGGCCTCGACGAGTTCGACGACGAGGACGTGGAGACGGTCGGCGGACTGCTCGCCAAGGCCCTGGGACGCGTCCCGATCGCGGACGCCTCCGCGGTCGTGCCGCTGCCCGACGGGCGGGCGCTGCGGCTCACCGCGGAGTCCGCGGGGGGCCGCAGGAACAAGATCGTCACCGTGCTCGTGGAGCCGGTGGCGTCCGGTGCGGACGAGGCCGAGGAGGGGGAGTCCGGGTGA
- the ybeY gene encoding rRNA maturation RNase YbeY, translated as MSIDVNNESGTEVDEQAILDIARYALARMRIHPLSELSVIVVDADAMEQLHIQWMDLPGPTDVMSFPMDELRPPLKDDDEPPQGLLGDIVLCPEVATQQGKDAPTQHSMDEELQLLTVHGVLHLLGYDHEEPDEKAEMFGLQAAIVDGWRAEKGLTGPSPAPTVS; from the coding sequence ATGTCGATCGACGTCAACAACGAATCCGGAACCGAGGTCGACGAGCAGGCGATCCTCGACATCGCCCGCTACGCCCTCGCGCGGATGCGCATCCACCCGCTCTCCGAGCTCTCGGTGATCGTCGTGGACGCCGACGCCATGGAGCAGCTGCACATCCAGTGGATGGACCTGCCCGGGCCCACGGACGTCATGTCCTTCCCCATGGACGAGCTGCGGCCGCCCCTGAAGGACGACGACGAGCCCCCGCAGGGCCTCCTCGGGGACATCGTGCTCTGCCCCGAGGTCGCGACGCAGCAGGGCAAGGACGCCCCGACGCAGCACTCCATGGACGAGGAGCTCCAGCTCCTGACCGTCCACGGAGTGCTGCACCTGCTCGGGTACGACCACGAGGAGCCGGACGAGAAGGCCGAGATGTTCGGCCTCCAAGCGGCCATCGTCGACGGCTGGCGCGCCGAGAAGGGCCTGACCGGCCCGTCCCCGGCGCCCACCGTCTCGTAG
- a CDS encoding PhoH family protein, with translation MTQTPTAQTPEHGQARAHFTVPAKHPMVTVLGSGDALLRVIETAFPAADIHVRGNEVSAVGDAHEVALIQRLFDEMMLVLRTGQPMTEDAVERSIAMLRADENGDGSPETPAEVLTQNILSSRGRTIRPKTLNQKRYVDAIDKHTIVFGIGPAGTGKTYLAMAKAVQALQSKQVNRIILTRPAVEAGERLGFLPGTLYEKIDPYLRPLYDALHDMLDPDSIPRLMAAGTIEVAPLAYMRGRTLNDAFIILDEAQNTSAEQMKMFLTRLGFDSKIVITGDVTQVDLPGGTKSGLREVQQILDGVEDIHFSRLTSHDVVRHKLVGRIVDAYEQHDSRDGK, from the coding sequence ATGACTCAGACACCCACAGCTCAGACCCCCGAGCACGGCCAGGCGCGAGCCCACTTCACCGTTCCGGCGAAGCACCCGATGGTGACCGTCCTCGGCTCCGGCGACGCCCTGCTGCGCGTCATCGAGACGGCCTTCCCGGCGGCCGACATCCATGTCCGGGGCAATGAGGTCAGCGCCGTGGGCGACGCCCACGAAGTCGCCCTCATCCAACGCCTTTTCGACGAGATGATGCTCGTGCTGCGCACCGGGCAGCCGATGACGGAGGACGCAGTGGAACGCTCGATCGCCATGCTGAGGGCGGACGAGAACGGAGACGGCTCGCCGGAGACCCCGGCCGAGGTGCTCACGCAGAACATCCTCTCGTCCCGCGGCCGCACCATCCGCCCCAAGACCCTCAACCAGAAGCGGTACGTCGACGCGATCGACAAGCACACCATCGTCTTCGGCATCGGACCCGCGGGCACCGGAAAGACCTACCTGGCCATGGCCAAGGCGGTCCAGGCGCTCCAGTCCAAGCAGGTCAACCGCATCATCCTGACCCGCCCCGCCGTCGAGGCCGGAGAGCGCCTCGGCTTCCTGCCCGGCACGCTCTACGAGAAGATCGACCCCTATCTGCGCCCGTTGTACGACGCGCTGCACGACATGCTCGACCCCGACTCCATCCCCCGTCTGATGGCGGCGGGCACGATCGAGGTCGCCCCGCTGGCGTACATGCGCGGCAGGACGCTGAACGACGCGTTCATCATCCTGGACGAGGCGCAGAACACCAGCGCCGAGCAGATGAAGATGTTCCTCACCCGCCTCGGCTTCGACTCGAAGATCGTCATCACCGGTGACGTCACCCAGGTCGACCTGCCGGGCGGCACCAAGAGCGGTCTGCGCGAGGTGCAGCAGATCCTCGACGGCGTCGAGGACATCCACTTCTCGCGGCTCACGTCCCACGATGTCGTACGGCACAAGCTGGTCGGCCGTATCGTCGACGCGTACGAGCAGCACGACAGCCGCGACGGGAAGTAG
- a CDS encoding carbohydrate kinase family protein, with the protein MVVPAQPTVDPLKSARRAGDPACDVYLTGTVFLDIIFTGLDSAPVRGTESWARGMGSSPGGVANMATALARLGLHTSLAAAFGDDHYGEYCWDALEQGEGIDLATSRTVPGWHSPVTVSMAYEGERTMVSHGHEPPPDADAPDGGAPHRPPRARAAVAALTPGTRAPWIAEAARGGTRIFADVGWDDTGRWDLAGLADLEHCEAFLPNATEAMRYTGTSCPRAAARALTEHVPLAVVTLGAEGAYAVDGRTGETAEVPAIEVEALDPTGAGDVFVAGFVTGTLAGWPLADRLAFAGLTAALSVQEFGGSLSAPGWAEVGAWWRTVREVDDQDPVALRRYRFLEDLLPAAARPWPLRRAVPTIGFGRSA; encoded by the coding sequence ATGGTCGTACCAGCCCAGCCCACCGTCGACCCGCTGAAGTCTGCCCGCAGAGCCGGTGATCCGGCCTGCGACGTCTACCTCACCGGCACGGTCTTCCTCGACATCATCTTCACCGGGCTCGATTCCGCGCCGGTGCGCGGGACCGAGTCCTGGGCGCGCGGCATGGGGTCGAGCCCCGGCGGCGTCGCCAACATGGCGACCGCGCTCGCCAGGCTCGGCCTGCACACCTCCTTGGCCGCCGCCTTCGGGGACGACCACTACGGGGAGTACTGCTGGGACGCCCTCGAACAGGGCGAGGGCATCGACCTCGCGACGTCGCGGACCGTGCCCGGCTGGCACTCCCCGGTGACCGTCTCCATGGCGTACGAGGGCGAGCGCACCATGGTCAGCCACGGCCACGAGCCGCCGCCCGACGCCGACGCGCCGGACGGCGGGGCCCCGCACCGGCCGCCACGCGCGCGTGCCGCCGTCGCCGCGCTGACGCCGGGCACGCGCGCGCCGTGGATCGCCGAGGCGGCCCGCGGCGGCACCCGGATCTTCGCCGACGTCGGCTGGGACGACACCGGGCGGTGGGACCTGGCCGGGCTCGCCGACCTGGAGCACTGCGAGGCGTTCCTGCCGAACGCCACGGAGGCCATGCGCTACACCGGCACCTCCTGCCCCAGGGCGGCCGCGCGGGCGCTGACCGAGCACGTGCCGCTGGCCGTGGTGACCCTCGGCGCGGAGGGCGCGTACGCGGTGGACGGGCGCACCGGCGAGACCGCGGAGGTGCCCGCGATCGAGGTCGAGGCCCTCGACCCCACCGGGGCGGGCGACGTCTTCGTCGCGGGCTTCGTCACCGGGACCCTGGCGGGCTGGCCGCTCGCCGACCGCCTCGCCTTCGCGGGGCTCACGGCGGCGCTCTCCGTGCAGGAGTTCGGCGGCTCCCTGTCGGCGCCGGGCTGGGCCGAGGTGGGCGCCTGGTGGCGCACGGTGCGCGAGGTCGACGACCAGGACCCGGTGGCGCTGCGCCGCTACCGCTTCCTGGAGGACCTCCTTCCGGCGGCCGCGAGGCCGTGGCCGCTGCGCCGCGCGGTGCCGACGATCGGCTTCGGCCGCTCGGCGTGA
- a CDS encoding glucarate dehydratase family protein gives MYGQGLVITDVRLTPVLVADPPLLNTQGVHQPYTPRLIIEVVTAGGVVGIGETYGDGKYLELARPFAERLVGREVADLNGLFTLADEVAVDGARVDDSVDVGGLRGVQTADKLRLSVVSGFEVACLDALGKALGLPVHALLGGKVRDAVEYSAYLFYKWAAHPGAEGDDPWGAALDPAGVVAQARLFAERYGFSSFKLKGGVFPPDEEIAAIRALADAFPGRPLRLDPNGAWSVETSLKVAAELADVLEYLEDPALGTPAMARVAAGTSVPLATNMCVTTFEEIPEAFATGAVQVVLSDHHYWGGLRRTRELAALCRTFGVGISMHSNTHLGISLAAMTQVAATVPALDFACDSHYPWQSEDVLTSRTRFVDGRVAVTDTPGLGVELDRDALAVLHARWRDEEHRAMRERDDAAAMRAVDPEWVTPAVPRW, from the coding sequence ATGTATGGACAGGGCCTGGTTATCACGGACGTCCGTCTCACTCCCGTTCTCGTCGCTGATCCGCCGCTCCTCAACACCCAGGGCGTGCATCAGCCCTACACCCCGCGCCTGATCATCGAGGTGGTCACGGCCGGTGGTGTGGTGGGGATCGGGGAGACGTACGGGGACGGCAAGTATCTGGAGCTCGCACGGCCGTTCGCCGAGCGGCTGGTCGGGCGGGAAGTCGCCGATCTGAACGGGCTGTTCACACTCGCGGACGAGGTGGCCGTGGACGGCGCGCGGGTCGACGACTCCGTGGACGTCGGCGGTCTTCGCGGTGTGCAGACCGCCGACAAGCTGCGGCTCTCCGTCGTCTCCGGGTTCGAGGTGGCGTGCCTCGACGCGCTCGGCAAGGCGCTCGGCCTGCCCGTGCACGCGCTGCTCGGCGGCAAGGTGCGGGACGCCGTGGAGTACAGCGCCTATCTGTTCTACAAGTGGGCCGCGCACCCCGGTGCCGAGGGCGACGACCCCTGGGGCGCGGCCCTGGACCCTGCCGGCGTCGTTGCGCAGGCGCGGCTCTTCGCCGAGCGGTACGGGTTCTCCTCCTTCAAGCTCAAGGGCGGTGTCTTCCCGCCGGACGAGGAGATCGCCGCGATCCGCGCGCTGGCCGACGCGTTCCCCGGGCGGCCGCTGCGGCTCGACCCCAACGGGGCCTGGTCGGTGGAGACTTCGCTGAAGGTCGCCGCCGAGCTCGCGGACGTACTGGAGTACCTGGAGGACCCGGCGCTCGGCACGCCCGCGATGGCCCGGGTCGCCGCGGGCACCTCCGTGCCGCTGGCCACGAACATGTGCGTGACCACCTTCGAGGAGATACCCGAGGCGTTCGCCACCGGCGCCGTGCAGGTGGTGCTCTCCGACCACCACTACTGGGGCGGCCTGCGGCGCACCCGTGAACTTGCCGCGCTCTGCCGCACGTTCGGGGTCGGGATCTCGATGCACTCCAACACGCACCTGGGCATCAGCCTGGCCGCGATGACGCAGGTGGCGGCGACCGTGCCCGCGCTCGACTTCGCCTGCGACTCGCACTACCCGTGGCAGTCGGAGGACGTGCTGACCTCGCGGACGCGGTTCGTGGACGGACGGGTCGCGGTCACCGACACCCCCGGGCTCGGCGTCGAGCTCGACCGGGACGCGCTCGCCGTCCTGCACGCCCGGTGGCGGGACGAGGAGCACCGCGCGATGCGGGAGAGGGACGACGCCGCGGCCATGCGCGCGGTGGATCCGGAGTGGGTGACTCCGGCGGTGCCACGCTGGTAA
- a CDS encoding macrolide family glycosyltransferase yields MSSSRLPRRRAHIAMIGVPMVSHVLPGLEVIRELAARGHRVTYANDPATAALIEPTGAELVPYDSTLPFRDNIWPDDPIEASSLFLDDAMAVLPQLHAAYDEDPADLYLYDIGAYVARALAEAQGRPLVQLSPTFVAWGSYQEDVGAYLGQLPGADALEARFKEWLAGCGATTLDVAEFSGMPPRGIATIPRAMQPHADTVDPERIDFVGPCFGGRAEQESWARPAGAEKVLLVSLGSSYTQQPEFYRQCVAAFGDLPGWHVVLQIGKHVDPAELGRDLPVNVEVRSWVPQLAILEQADAFVTHAGMGSSSEGLFCGVPMIAVPQGAEQPMNADRLVELGVARRLDTADATGDALRAALLALTSDPEVALRSARLKAEARGEGGTTRAADLIEAELSG; encoded by the coding sequence ATGTCATCCAGCCGACTTCCCCGTCGCCGCGCCCACATCGCCATGATCGGCGTGCCGATGGTCAGCCACGTGCTGCCCGGCCTCGAAGTCATCCGCGAGCTGGCGGCGCGCGGCCACCGCGTGACGTACGCCAACGACCCGGCCACCGCCGCTCTCATCGAGCCCACGGGCGCCGAACTCGTCCCGTACGACTCCACGCTCCCCTTCCGCGACAACATCTGGCCCGACGACCCGATCGAGGCCAGCTCGCTCTTCCTCGACGACGCGATGGCGGTGCTCCCGCAGCTCCACGCGGCGTACGACGAGGACCCCGCCGACCTCTATCTCTACGACATCGGCGCCTATGTCGCCCGGGCGCTCGCCGAGGCGCAGGGGCGCCCGCTCGTGCAGCTGTCGCCGACCTTCGTGGCCTGGGGCAGCTACCAGGAGGACGTCGGCGCGTACCTCGGTCAACTGCCGGGCGCCGACGCCCTGGAGGCCCGCTTCAAGGAGTGGCTCGCCGGGTGCGGGGCCACCACCCTGGACGTGGCGGAGTTCTCCGGGATGCCCCCGCGCGGCATCGCCACGATCCCGCGCGCCATGCAGCCGCACGCCGACACGGTCGATCCGGAGCGGATCGACTTCGTCGGGCCGTGCTTCGGCGGTCGCGCCGAGCAGGAGAGCTGGGCGCGGCCCGCGGGGGCGGAGAAGGTGCTCCTGGTCTCGCTCGGCTCCTCGTACACCCAGCAGCCGGAGTTCTACCGGCAGTGCGTGGCCGCCTTCGGGGACCTTCCCGGGTGGCACGTGGTGTTGCAGATCGGCAAGCACGTGGATCCTGCGGAGCTCGGGCGTGATCTTCCGGTCAATGTCGAAGTCCGTTCCTGGGTGCCGCAGTTGGCGATCCTGGAGCAGGCCGACGCGTTCGTCACCCATGCGGGCATGGGGAGCAGTTCCGAAGGGCTCTTCTGCGGGGTGCCGATGATCGCCGTGCCCCAGGGGGCGGAGCAGCCGATGAACGCGGATCGCCTGGTGGAGTTGGGGGTCGCCCGGCGTCTCGACACCGCTGACGCGACGGGCGACGCGTTGCGGGCGGCGTTGCTCGCCTTGACGTCGGATCCTGAGGTTGCCCTGCGCTCCGCGCGGTTGAAGGCGGAAGCCCGGGGTGAGGGGGGTACGACTCGGGCCGCGGACCTGATCGAGGCCGAGCTCTCCGGCTAG